The region GACAGAATATTCCTTTTCGCCTGCGCAAAACCTGAGCCCTTCAATTTTGCGGCGCAACCGCTCGGCAGGATTCCGCGCTCCGAGCGGGCCCGTTTCGGGCAGGAGGATTGCAAATTCTTCTCCGCCGTACCGGGCAACCAAATCCTCTCGGCGCACAACATCAAGAATGGCTCGTGCGATACCTTCCAGTACCCGGTCACCCTCCGGATGTCCAAAGCTATCATTCACCTTCTTGAAATCGTCGATGTCCACCAGCATCATCGAAAACGGACGTTGATACCGCTCGCTTCGGTGGAAGAGTTCGGTGTACTGCTGCAGGAAATACTCGCGCGAATAGAGTCTGGTCAAAGCATCTGTAGTGGCCATTCGAAAGATCTTTTCCTCATATTCGATTTCAACCAAGTCACGAATCGCATATTTCAAAATGGTGGACCCGACGCGGATGCGATCGCCGTCGGTCAAGACGGCTTCTTTGATCTTCCGGTCGTTCAAAAACGTGCCGTTGGTGCTCCCCAAATCCATGAGCCGGAAATAAGGGGCCGCCGTCCGGCCCGGGTCTCCCACAATTTTAGAATGCCTGCGGGAGATCCTGGCATCGCTCAACTGGATCGCGCAGTCGTCATCGCGCCCGATGACGGCTTCATTCCGCGTAAGAAAGTACTGGCGCCCAAAATCGCGGCCTACCAGGACTATCAGGCTCGGCCGCCTCTCGCCCGGAGGCTGTGCCGGCTTCACAATTTCGATAAGTGTTCGTCTCTCACCCATAGCAGAAAAGCGCCGTCTCACCTCCGGCTTAAAAGAAGTTCGTCTCTTCCCATGAAGCGGGCGTTTCGGTTTCTGGCAAGGTGGAGCATATTTCGGGCCAAAGCGGAAGCGTTCCCTGAAACGGCTTTTCTCTTATTGTCATTCTGACCTCGCTGACCTTGCCTGCCAAGCGCTTCGCATGGCCACGCGTTTCGCGTGGTTCGCGGGGGAAGAATCTCTCTTCAGCCCGTTCAAAAAGCGACTTAAGAAGCTGTCATTCTGAGGAGCGAAGCGACGAAGAATCTCGCCTTTTTGAAGCAGGGCCAACAAGTCGCACTGATGCCTTTGTTTCGGAATGGAAGCACAATATAATATACTACCGCTTGTGCAGCGCCCAAATTCATGATTAAGTTTTCAATCGTCGAGTGAATTCGGTTCCTTGAGATGGAAACCAGGATCAGAAGCAGGCTCTTGAAAGACGGCGAGCGCGGCCGCGGGCCGATCATCTACTGGATGAGCCGCGACCAGCGAGCCGAAGACAACTGGGCGCTCCTGTTCGCGCAGGAACAGGCTTTGGAATTGAAGGCGCCGCTGTGCGTGGTCTTTTATCTCGCGCCGCAATTCCTGGGTGCAACCGTCAGGCAGTATACGTTCATGCTCGCCGGCCTGCACGAGGTCGAGCAGGCGCTGGCAAAGAAGAACATCCCCTTTTTGCTGTTGACCGGCTCGGTCGAGGCGATTCTCCAATTCAGCCGGAAGGTCAGAGCCAGCGCGCTCGTCACCGACTTCGATCCCTTGCGGGTGAAGCGGCAGTGGAAGGAAAAGGTGGCGAAGAGGCTGGCGATCCCTTTCTTCGAAGTGGATGCCCACAATATCGTACCCTGCTGGATCGCCTCGCCAAAACAGGAGTACAGCGCCGCAACATTTCGGCCGAAACTCAAGCTTGTGCTGCCCGATTTTCTGCATGAGTTCCCAAGGCTCAGAAAGCACCCGTATTCCTGGCTCGGAAAGCACGCGAAAATCGGCTGGAGTAAAGCGGCCGCCTCCCTGCAGCTCGATCAAACCGTCGGCGAGGTGCGCTGGCTCACATCCGGCGCAAGAGCGGCGAGGAGCTGCCTGAAATTCTTTCTCAGTGAGAAGCTCGCGCTCTATCCGGTGCGGCGAAATGATCCCACCGCTGACGGCCAATCGAATCTCTCGCCGTACCTGCATTTCGGGCAGATATCGGCCCAGCGCGTGGCGCTCGAGGTGCGGGACTCCGTTGCGCCCGAATCCGCAAAGCAGGCTTTTCTCGAAGAGCTGATCGTGAGGCGCGAGCTATCGGATAATTTCTGCTTCTACAACCCGCAGTATGACTCGGCCGAAGCATTTCCCAAGTGGGCGAAGAAAACGCTTGCGGAGCATCAAAACGATGAGAGACAATACGTCTATTCGCTGGAACAGCTTGAACAGGCCCGCACGCATGACGAGTTGTGGAACGCGTCGCAGCTCGAGATGATGAAGACGGGCAAGATGCACGGCTACATGAGAATGTACTGGGCCAAAAAAATCCTGGAATGGACCCGCTCGCCCGAGGAAGCGATGCAGATCGCCATCTATCTCAACGATCGGTACGAGCTCGATGGCCGCGACCCGAACGGATACACCGGCATTGCGTGGTCGATCGGCGGCGTCCACGACCGCGCCTGGCCCAGTCGCCCCATATTCGGGAAAATCCGGTATATGAGTTATGGCGGCGCAAAATCGAAATTAGATGTCAAGGCGTATATCCAGAAGGTTGGCGCTTTGAATAGATGAAGAAGAATTTCTAACAGGAGATAACGGGGACAACGGAGAAATTGGCGCTGGTGGAGACGTCAACAGGTCTCGCGCAACAACTCGCTGCGCGAGTGTCGCTCGCGCGAGGTGTAGGTGAAGCCATGATTCACCGTGGGACCACTCTCCTGCTTGATGTTGCCGAAGGCATCGTCGTACGTCTTGACTGCGTTCGGATAACTGGCTTGTCAAGAAAGAAACATGACTCCACCTTTAACTTCATGGCTCGATGCTAGAGCAATCTGGTTTGCTCAAATCTTTTTTTCTCCTGCCATACTAGCAGCTTGGACTGCAACCGCGCCTGCGGAAAAAAGCGGCATGACCCCCTCCCTTTGCTCTTTCTTTGATTGCCCAAATCTTAGTTTTTCTCTCTGCTCCCTAGTTCGACCTGAAAGCCTTTTTCCCTTCCCATTTGACGCGCTGCCTCAAGAACTTCTTCCTCTTTCAGGAATTTAGAAAATATCTCCATCGATTCGTCATAAAGGGAGAACAGACAGACAAAGTAGTGATTTTCTAAAGCGTCGAGCAGCCCCGACACTTTCTTTGGAAGTGGTCCATGGCCATCGATCTGAGCGTAGAATTCAGTAAAAGAAATAGCTTCAAGAATTTGCTTCAAGATTGTCGCATCTCGGGTGCCAACATCGGTCAAAAACCAATCACCCTCTTTCTCATATTCAATGTTGGCCTTTCGCAAGGCCCTTTTGATCGCTCCTTCTTCGTTTTGCCGTGGAAACAGAAGCCTAATGTGTCTATGATCAGCCAATTCAGTCACCAGTGAAGTGAAAACCTCAGCCAAAATCTTGTTGTTCAGCATTCGGCGAGACTCTGGTTCAGTGAGAACTAGTCTTATCATTTGCCCCTCACCGCTCTTGGCTAAGCCGAGACATCTGCGCAGCCAGAGGGGAATCTTATCTACGCAAATCTGTTTTTGAGCGTCCTGCATTTCGCAGTAAAGTTTCATAGAGTTGCCCTTTGATGCGTTAATACAGTTGTTTGAGCTTGGCCCCTTCTAAGCATGGCTCTTCTTGCCGGAGGTGTATTGCATCACTTCGGCCATATTCTCGAAGACAAATGTCGATGTCTGCACAAGCGGAGTGGTGACCGATCCCCTCCACCTGATCTCACCCCCGTGAACCGCAATGGTGGATTCGCCGCTTTTGGAAAGATGGTCCTGCCTCAACTCATGCCTCCTGTCCTGCCCGCTGCGTCCTCCGCAAGTGGAGGAAAAGCTTGCAGCCGCTCATCCTTACTTACTTGATTGAATAGGTAATAGGCTGCCACTTTGCACAGAAAACGTCAACAGCGCTAGTGTCATGTCAAGCAGAATTTGAAGAGCACAGGAGTTCCGGGGATCACGCCAAAGGCGTGATTCCGTGTCCCCGGAATTCCCGACAGAAAGAAGTTGTCACAACACTAGGCGCAGAGATCACAGGCCAGTCGTTTAAGCCAGACCAACCAGAAGTGAAACAGCGATAACGGAAGGTTCACTCCTCCAGTGCCTATTCCAAAGTGAAGAGTTGAAGACGTATCCTTCATTCGGCAAGAATGATATATGAAAGACCGGATAGGTGATAACTGCACATTTGGATGGTCGAGAAAACTCAATGTTTGAATACGACAGACATTCATCAAAGAGGCGGCAGTCTAAGAATCACTCTCCCGATGTCTCCTGAAGGATTCGGAGCAGCTCATCACAATATTTCTCTGGCTCTTCATACGGAATATCGTGACCGGAGTTTTCAAACCATATGAGTTGTTTCCCGCGCGGAGCATCCAAGGATTGATAATAACGCTCGGCAAGCTCGAAAGGGGTATTGTAATCGTATCGGCCCACGAAAAAATAGACGGGGATATCCATCCTGGGCGCTTCCTGAAACAAATTGGTATGCTGCCGTTCTTCCCACATATGGTTTTCGGAAAACTCCTGCCCACGGAAGAAGCGCAGGCCATCGACTAGGGAATAGTCCGGTGAAGCCATCCCTATCTTCAATAGACTGTTGAATGACGCGTTGCTGTTGTGCCAGACCCCTCCGAATCGCTCAAGCCATTTGAACTTTACTGCCACCTCCCGGTAATTATCATGCGGCGGCGCGCTGATTCCTTCGAGCTCTTCGACAGCCGTCCTATCGCCGGATTCCTTGGCCATCGCCAGCGCGAATCGATAAGAAATCTCTTCCTGTTCGTCTTTCTTGACAACTTGGCCTACCCCGACATATGCGTGAAAAAGCTCAGGATATCGTGATGCGGCAAGAACGCCGATTTCACTTCCCCACGAGCTCCCCACGAGGTATATCTTGGCAACATTGAACCGTTGTCTCAACATCTCCGATAGTTCACGAACATCAGAAACAAATTGGTCTCTCTTCATGCTCTCCACAGGAACTTGGCGGCCATAGGTCTTTCCGGCGCCGCGTTGATCCCAATGCGCGACGGTAAAATGGCGCACCAGTTCACGGTCAAAATGCCGGGCCAAACAGATATCGCCGGAGCCTGGCCCGCCATGCAGGTTAAGCA is a window of Candidatus Abyssobacteria bacterium SURF_5 DNA encoding:
- a CDS encoding GGDEF domain-containing protein translates to MGERRTLIEIVKPAQPPGERRPSLIVLVGRDFGRQYFLTRNEAVIGRDDDCAIQLSDARISRRHSKIVGDPGRTAAPYFRLMDLGSTNGTFLNDRKIKEAVLTDGDRIRVGSTILKYAIRDLVEIEYEEKIFRMATTDALTRLYSREYFLQQYTELFHRSERYQRPFSMMLVDIDDFKKVNDSFGHPEGDRVLEGIARAILDVVRREDLVARYGGEEFAILLPETGPLGARNPAERLRRKIEGLRFCAGEKEYSVTVSIGIAGYPEHALSMEKVLSCADSALYEAKRTGKNAVYIFSPPQEASPSR
- a CDS encoding deoxyribodipyrimidine photo-lyase, coding for METRIRSRLLKDGERGRGPIIYWMSRDQRAEDNWALLFAQEQALELKAPLCVVFYLAPQFLGATVRQYTFMLAGLHEVEQALAKKNIPFLLLTGSVEAILQFSRKVRASALVTDFDPLRVKRQWKEKVAKRLAIPFFEVDAHNIVPCWIASPKQEYSAATFRPKLKLVLPDFLHEFPRLRKHPYSWLGKHAKIGWSKAAASLQLDQTVGEVRWLTSGARAARSCLKFFLSEKLALYPVRRNDPTADGQSNLSPYLHFGQISAQRVALEVRDSVAPESAKQAFLEELIVRRELSDNFCFYNPQYDSAEAFPKWAKKTLAEHQNDERQYVYSLEQLEQARTHDELWNASQLEMMKTGKMHGYMRMYWAKKILEWTRSPEEAMQIAIYLNDRYELDGRDPNGYTGIAWSIGGVHDRAWPSRPIFGKIRYMSYGGAKSKLDVKAYIQKVGALNR
- a CDS encoding alpha/beta hydrolase; protein product: MFTRFGKLVIVILTRYVILPVALLSVVTVISFLLYRRHLQSRVRRETRITSPNGIESLEKIRLGGIDQWILVRGWDKANPVLLNLHGGPGSGDICLARHFDRELVRHFTVAHWDQRGAGKTYGRQVPVESMKRDQFVSDVRELSEMLRQRFNVAKIYLVGSSWGSEIGVLAASRYPELFHAYVGVGQVVKKDEQEEISYRFALAMAKESGDRTAVEELEGISAPPHDNYREVAVKFKWLERFGGVWHNSNASFNSLLKIGMASPDYSLVDGLRFFRGQEFSENHMWEERQHTNLFQEAPRMDIPVYFFVGRYDYNTPFELAERYYQSLDAPRGKQLIWFENSGHDIPYEEPEKYCDELLRILQETSGE